Sequence from the Chelonoidis abingdonii isolate Lonesome George chromosome 1, CheloAbing_2.0, whole genome shotgun sequence genome:
TTGCAGAAAGCCTCCCCACGAGACTTGCCTGAGAATTCCTTGTGCTTGCTGTTGTACAGCTAATACCTAGGGGCAGCTCATGCAGGCAACATTTTTGAGTGAATCTGTGTTTAAGCCTGAAGCTTTCTATAGCCCTAGAGGAGATAATTAATGATCATAAACAGAAAACAGCCGAGGGAGTTGTTTAGGTGAAAGGGAGCATGTATGTGACTATTTTTCACACCACAACTGTACATATAAATGTACTGTCTGCTGCAGCATTTGATTAACATGCAGATGAACTAGAACCTTattcctttgtctttttaaaatatttcaactttGCCATTAATGTCTCTATATTTAGTAAATCTTTCAATGGTACTATGAAGTACAGCTCTCTTAAAAGAACTGCTGAAAGGATGACTGGGTGGCCCAAAAGATTGAAAACTGGCGATAGATTGTTTCATTTCTAGATTGCCAGTTTAAATCCAGCTAAGTATATTAGTGAGTGAAAGCTATTGCTGTTTTTTGGCTGCTAAGTAAAAGTAAACTATGTGAAATTAATTTGGTTTGAGTACAATTCTTGATCACAAATCCCATCAGCCCAGTTTGCAATAATTGTCATATTAGTTGCAGTCACAGCATACAGGCCAAAGACAGAGTAGTAGGAGGTCTCATACCCATTCTCTTATCCTAGAGGTGGTCTCTCTCCCTTAGGGTTGAGGTATGTTGATCTCTCACTTTGAGAAAGCTGCTCTGTTGAGAAACAGAGCATTTCTactctagggctgtcaatttgGCACTTTTTACTTTTTACAACTAACAGTTCACATGGACACACTAAATTGCTCTTCTATCAAAATCCTAAGAAACTTTGACAAGATAAACTGTGTGTAGAAAATGtaggttttctgtttttattttaggaaaatttTAAGAAGTCTAATAAGGAAGCAGCCTTGGGACCTTCTTTTGGTAATTGGAACCGGAGtgagtgctgctgtagcaccagAAATACCAGCACTTTGCTCATGGAGGAGCTGTATTGAAGCTGTGATTGAAGCAGCTGAACAGCTGGAGGTGCTTCATCCAGGAGACGTTGCTGAATTCCGCAAAAAAGTGATCAAAGACAGAGACTTGCTTGTAGTTGCACATGATCTCATAAGAAAGATGTCCCCAGTGAGTGTGTAAATAGTACTTATTATTTAAAGACATTATTATTATAGCAGTATTCTTAGGTTTTGAGCCCTTTGGGGGCAGAAAGAGTCTGTTTTACTATACAGTACTTAGCACAATTGGGTCTTGATTTCTAATAGGGACTTGTAGGGGttactgctgtgtgtgtgtgtgtgtatatatatatatatatatataaattattttacttgcattaatttgaatgttttatttcaaacCTCATTGAAAACTGTGGAAACAGATTATTCTAATTGCCAAGACGCTTGTGTTATGATAAGTCAGAGTCTGTCAGTGTTGTTTTGAACTCAGATAGGAATTTATAGCTTTGCTGACTGAAACCAGAGATTGCACAGAAATGTTGACAGACCTTGAACACTACTGATAGGCTTAAGTTGTCCCAGCTCCATTTATTTCAAATAAGGAAAGTCCACACATGTCCAACGTGCATCTATGCCACTGATTTTGAGATTAAGAAGTTTTCTTTGGGAAATCCCATTAAAAACAGCCTAAAGTCTTCCAGCAGAAATGATTCCAGTGGAGAATACAGAGGGAGAATATAGATAAAATTTGTCATCtatattgagagagagaggtgcgtgcacccacacccacacaccataATACTCCCATCCCCTCAGGGAAAATCCTGCCTCTACAGATGGGCTTTGCAGCTCATCCTGAAGATTAAGAATCTCTGCCTTGGTTGAGCAAAAGTGATTTCCTGAGACAAGGACTCTCCGAAAGCACCCCAGACTTTAAATCTAGGGAATAGTAACTTTTGATCTCAAAGGTAATGACAGCACTTGTGATTTCCCATGAAGCTAGGACCCTAATTCTATACAGCTTCTAAACATGAACATCAGCACATTGAATTGCACCTGGAAGTGATCAGGAACTCAGTGTAGTCTATGGAACTCTGATGTGTTGTGAACTCCCTCTGGTCTACCCGTCATGGAGTTTGGGCATCAGCTAAAAGATGAGTGGagcatattttaatatttcagtttggaAGTGACAGGTTTAACTGTGGCAAACTACAGAAgagatttcctccccctcccccccaggcctgTACGTCACACAAGTTGGTTCCTGTCAAAAAGCTTTAGAAAAGTGGATGACCTTACTATATgagctatataaataatacagcgATGTGTGAAGCCATTCAAATTTATCTCTGACATTTCAAACCCTAATATTTTATGTACTATAGGAGCTGTCTAAATATCATTATTTTAGTAAAttccttttaaagaaaagtatTGGGACAAATGGTTAAGGACCATTGCTGTCCTGCTGAAGGCGGTTAGAGTACTTATTTTTAACTATGCACCATATTTATCTTTTTCTTCAGCGCACAGGTGATACCAAGCCCAACTTTTTCCAGGATTGCTTAATGGAGGTGTTTGATAACTTGGAACAACATATTCGGAATCCTGTTGTTCTACAGTCAGTCCTCAGGCTAATGGAGAGAGGCACTATGGTCCTTACAACAAACTATGACAATTTACTTGAGATTTTTGGTCAGCAACAGGGTAAACCCATGGAGTCTTTAGACCTGAAAGATAAGGATAAGGTATGGTAAGGCAATGAAATGTCAGGACTTCTTATAGGGGAAAGGAGTTGTCTTGTACTTTTGCAGGTTTTTTCACTAGTTACTCATTGAAAATCTTTACTACTTTAGTTTTCTGTAAAGCTTTACAGTGAAGTAAAATAATAGACGTGGACAGTTTTCATTGTCTGTTTTGAATAATGTGATACAATTTGCCAGAAAATACCAATGGTAGATTTCTTATTTACAGAAACAGTTCATGTGGATGAAGTAACTGTAACAATCACAAATGTATCTTAATCTAGTGCAGTGATTAACTCATCACACAGACACTGGAAAGGAAGACTCAAAGATGTCTGATGAGTGTGaagatttttctttctgctttacTCTTGATGTCTTCTGTTTTTGTAAAAAGCTAGAATGCTCTTCGTCAAATTAAAATAAGTTTCTTTTGGTCAAAAGAGCAAAAAGCCTTTAAAAGGttattgtttatattatattCTGAACATTTTACAGTCTACAGTTCAGGCACTTCTGTTTCAAAATTTTAGTAATTGAACTGTTTTTTCTGTAACTTATGCAAGTGATGGCTGATACTGTGATCTTAGTACGCAAAGGACAAAAATGATCAACTGTGCTTTACATGTTTGGGCACTTGTACAAGAATATAGTTCCCCTTTTTCAGTAGTAtaatataattcaaagtaaatatTACATTCATGATTTGCTTTAGGTTCTTCAGTGGGCAAGAGGTCATATAAAGTATGGAGTTCTTCATATTCATGGCTTGTatacagatccctgtggaatgGTGTTGGATCATTCAGGATATAAAGATGTTACTCAAGACCCTGAAGTAATGGTACGTGTGACTTTAATTCAAGAATATACTGTGTATTGCCAAACTGagtgtttcatttcattttatgtgtgtgaaactttaaaaaatgtttttactttgaCTTGTGTCTTTGGCCATATagataatattttttcttttggatgTTAATATTCTTAACAGGAGGTTCTGCAGAACTTGTATCTGACCAAATCCTTCTTGTTTGTGGGCTGTGGAGAGACTCTGCATGATCAAATATTCCAGGCTCTTTTTCTGTATACTGTAAAGAATAAAGTAGATTTAGAACATTATATGTTGGTGGTTAAAGAAAATGAAGACCACTTTTTTAAACTCCAGGCAGATATGCTTCTGCATGGAATAAAAGTAGTATCCTATGGTGATTGCTTTGAATATTTCCCGGCGTATGTCCAAGATCTAACTGCTCAAATCTGCAAGCAGAGGAGTccaggtatttttgttttgttgttttataatGAACTTCTGTGTGTGCAACTGAATTCTATTCTTAGTATATTCTTTGTGCAAGTGGCACTTGATTTGAGATGTTAATCCAGTGGGTAGTTACAAGTGCATGCATGAAAATCTCTGCTTCTGATTGACATACTGAGTAGGAGCATATAATAACAAAATTGTAACTGAATTTTTATACTTTCAAATGTTTGGATTTCTTGTAAATTTACCCTTTGCTCTGAATTTTCTGCTTGCTTAGTGTATTTGCCAACTATAGTGTTCTTGTAAGGATTTATCGCTTAAACTTCACTTTCATTAAGTGCAGTTCCCCAGATAAAATATTTGGCTGTAGGCATTatgagagttcagagaagatagcaaaaatgtttaaaaggctGTATGGATTGACTCAAGAGGAAAGCTAACAGTCAGATACTTATAGTTTGGCTAAGCATGAAGTTGGAACATAAAATTACaatgcatctgaccaagtgggtattcacccatgaaagctcatgctccaatacatctgttagtctataaggtcccacaggactcttcgctgcttttacagatccagactaacatggctacccctctgatatataaaATTACAAGTATTTGGTGTACACATAAAAGATATACAAATCTTGTATAGGGTAATAGTCATATCCTGTGCAAGTTaggtgggtggaggagaggaCAACTGTGTGAGAACAATTTATCTGAGCATTAGGAAAAAAACTGACCTACTGAATAAGCTGCAGAATAATCTTCCAAGGGTAGCAGTGAAGCCTTATTGAATGgggcatttaaaactagactaggGTAAAACTAAAAAACGTCCTGTAGGTAACGGTCCAGTATTGGCAGAGAGATGAACTGTGTTAATCTTTACATCTGAGTCTATGAAGTCTGTTATATTTTATTGAAAACGTATCGAAGTAATaagtcttctttttttaaaatacaaaagtcAAAAAGGGAGACGAAGAGAGAAAAAAGGTGACAAATACTTTGGACGTACTTTCCCAGCAATCTTTTACTTCAAGTGTTAGTGCATAGATGAGGTTTATTCTACTGTGGCCTTCATCAGGACACTGGAGAAATATCAACAAGGGAAACTAACATTGGGTAACAGATGATAATAATTTCTCAGCTGTTCTGCTATGTCTGCTAAACTGTTGTGACTAAAACTCTGTCAACGTGATTATAAAACAGTAAGTTCAAAAAAATTCGAAGTGCAGGCAGATGCCTTACTGGGGTATTGATTTCTACAACATATAGTCTTACCCAGATTCCAGAACAGAGATTAGGTGAGGAGTGGATTTCTCCAAGAAGGCCATTGAAACCTCTAGGTCTTCAGGAGGTTGGGTATGTAGGACATTTAAGAAAAGTCTGGATGTGTTTGATCACTTCCTACTGGGACACGTATTGAAAAGCAGATCTTTGCAGATACTGGCTGTGGACTTGAGTCTGTCCTTTAGATGTACTTCTACTGGTTAGTCCTAtacacaaatttttttttaaaaggtctgaaCAGCAACTGATAACTAGTCAGTCAGATGCAAACCAAACATTGATCTGATGACAGTGTAATATGCTGATTAAAATCtaacttaaaaggaaaaatgccCTGCACCCACATCAGTGGGTGGGGGAACTTGATGAGGGTAGTGGTGAAAGGGGAACAGTCCCAGTAGCAAGGGAGGAAGACACTCACCAAGGGACAATGGGAAGCTCTTCCCCTTGGGAATCTCTGGAACCCACTGGCCAGCTAGGGGAGAAAGGTGCTGACTGGCCAGCATTCTCCAGCTCCCAGGATTTAACCTCTTTCAGCTCCATTCCAGCAGGCCACACTACTCACCCAAACAGGAATGAGAATGCTAGCTGACGGATTCTGTGGGTCTAGCCAATTATGAGTTTAAGAGATCAGGAAGGAACTTTTTTCCCATGGGCCAATTGGCAGAGGACCAGGGAGTATTTTGCTGCCTTCATGGCACCTTCAAGCCACAGTGGGTTGAGTAGGAATGTGCTTAATACCTAACTAAGGTACTGGGGTTGTTTATTTGTCACAACTTGCGTCTGGTTTCCAGTGtcgttaagagaataaaatgaatggttcccagaggtaaaagactGGATTTTGGTAATGGGCTTTGGACTCATGATAGGTTCAGACTTTGTGGGCTGAAGTCAGACCTTATGGGCTGAGGACCCCACCCTGCTGCATGCTCTGTCCCCCTTATGGGGTGCTAGGACTCAGAGAGAGCTGAGTCCTGGGGggtaggctgaggagagccaCTCCATGTTATAGGTTGTATGGTAAGGAACCCTGTAACTCTGGCACCAATTATGGATTTACGGTAACAAGCCCTGTAATCCCCctactggaaccaattaaatgtcTGGTATAGGAGAGCATGGGTGATGGGTGGGTAGCACCTCTTCCCTGTGTTAaagtttttaatgaaagttgCATTCTGCCACTTAATtcctcattttgctgctgtgtccacaTCAAATCACTACTGGCAGTGACTGCAAGCTTAGACTACAATCTTGCAAACACGCACACAAGTAATCTTGTTAAATTCAGTGGGACTTATCACGTGCATATGTGTCTTTCAGGATTCAGGGTTTAGTTTGAGCATGTTTATGGGGCTAAAGGGTCTTCAtttttgattttaataaaaaaaagttaagaaggAACCCAAACTTAAATTGGTTACAGATCTGGAAAGCAGCTTTTCAGGTTATACAGGTGGCATTGAGAAATTGACTTCACTTATTTTGTGTGATAGCCTGTCTCCTGGG
This genomic interval carries:
- the FAM118A gene encoding protein FAM118A, with the translated sequence MDSEERTTNRSEQKSRKILRSLIRKQPWDLLLVIGTGVSAAVAPEIPALCSWRSCIEAVIEAAEQLEVLHPGDVAEFRKKVIKDRDLLVVAHDLIRKMSPRTGDTKPNFFQDCLMEVFDNLEQHIRNPVVLQSVLRLMERGTMVLTTNYDNLLEIFGQQQGKPMESLDLKDKDKVLQWARGHIKYGVLHIHGLYTDPCGMVLDHSGYKDVTQDPEVMEVLQNLYLTKSFLFVGCGETLHDQIFQALFLYTVKNKVDLEHYMLVVKENEDHFFKLQADMLLHGIKVVSYGDCFEYFPAYVQDLTAQICKQRSPDADRVDSTTLLGTSCVDCAKRKLGENDLNLSKRVKQSDNVDTSAGDLGIVKKFETQVQGNCTGAPEREAESWALTIPEFL